A segment of the Nitrospirota bacterium genome:
TGTCAGGATATTTGATGATCAGAGGTGTATGAACCGGATGGCATACCAGGCAATCCTTTACCTGCTGTTCAGGTGTGTGAGGCTTGTGGCATTCCATGCAGGAAGGGATATAGCCGTGTTTCTGGTGGTGACACTGGGCGCACTGGACTTTTGTGTGCTTGCTCGGATTCTTCTGAAGCTGCTGGCCGACCTTCGCGTGGCAGTCGCCGCACACCTTCGCGAAATCCGCGCTCATTGCCATTTGCGTCTTCGGTGCATGGGGATTGGAATGACATGATGCGCAGGCCGCAAATTTGTCTCCGTGTATCAGGCCGTGGCATGTCTTGCATTTCGGCATAATCTCATCCCAGTTCTGTTTCTTGGGATTATATGCGTGAAACTTCGTGTGACAGCTTACGCAATCGATTTTGTGCTTGCCACCTTCCTTTTTGATCTCGTTGAACACGGATGAATGGCAGCGGGCGCATTCGGCAGGAGTTAACGGCTTGACTTCCATGTCGTAAAAACTTGCCGGTTTTGCCTCTTCCTTTGGCGGGGGAGGGGCAGCTTCGGCCTTCTGCACCGGAGCAGGTTCCGGTTTTTCCGCTACAGGAGCAACTTGCTGTGATGCACATGCCATGATGGCAAACAGCAGCAGTATGCACCCTGTAATGAGTATAGTAGCTCTTTTTTTGCTCTCCATTACTTCTTCGCCTCCTTTCCTAAACTATGTGCACTTATGTGACACATGTTGCATTTCGGAAATTTCTTGATCATGCCCGGCGGATGCGGGGACCCGTGACAGGTTTCGCAGGCAGGGACATTCTTGTGTTTTTCTTTATGGCAGAACACACATGTCAGCTTTGAATGCTTCGTATCGGTGCCGTCCAGTGTGTGGGAGATGCTCTTGTGGCATGCAGCGCAGTTCTTGTTCGGCATATCAGCGCCGTAGGTGATCGTGAGCGGCTGATGCGCAGGATGACAGACCAGGCAGTCCTTGTTGACCATTTCAGGGGCATGGGCCCGGTGGCATTTCAGGCATTCAGGGACATCTCTGTGCCCCTTATGGCAGGTAGTGCAGAAAAGTTTTGAATGCCGTGTCTGATGGTCTTTCATTTCCTTCCCCTGAGTGCCGTGGCAGGAAAGACAGGGTGCGGTAAGGTTTGCAGCCAGTTTCATATCGAGCGGTGCATGGGGATTGGAGTGGCAGGTATTGCAGCCGCCGATCTCATAATGGGGTTTCCCGGCATGGCATTCGGCGCAGGCAGGGATGATTTTTTCCTTTGCGACCATCGGAGGGTGTCCCTTATGGCAGCCCAGGCAGGTGATCGCTGTCTTGTGCTTTGCTCCCTTGCTGTCCACTATCCCCTGCACGCCTGAATGGCATTTCACACAATCAGCATTTGAGAGCTGGGCTTTTTCCTGTGCAAAAACCTGATCCTGGAAGATGCCGGCAAGGCAGATCACGGTGAGCAC
Coding sequences within it:
- a CDS encoding cytochrome C, which translates into the protein MESKKRATILITGCILLLFAIMACASQQVAPVAEKPEPAPVQKAEAAPPPPKEEAKPASFYDMEVKPLTPAECARCHSSVFNEIKKEGGKHKIDCVSCHTKFHAYNPKKQNWDEIMPKCKTCHGLIHGDKFAACASCHSNPHAPKTQMAMSADFAKVCGDCHAKVGQQLQKNPSKHTKVQCAQCHHQKHGYIPSCMECHKPHTPEQQVKDCLVCHPVHTPLIIKYPDTTANNVCGGCHSAVNDKIKTTASKHGQVACAKCHTSHKYIPKCEECHGKPHGEVVLKKFPNCLQCHVDVHDLPSKGSKK
- a CDS encoding cytochrome C, encoding MRLAQLLTKKRSDSLLLLFFAVLTVICLAGIFQDQVFAQEKAQLSNADCVKCHSGVQGIVDSKGAKHKTAITCLGCHKGHPPMVAKEKIIPACAECHAGKPHYEIGGCNTCHSNPHAPLDMKLAANLTAPCLSCHGTQGKEMKDHQTRHSKLFCTTCHKGHRDVPECLKCHRAHAPEMVNKDCLVCHPAHQPLTITYGADMPNKNCAACHKSISHTLDGTDTKHSKLTCVFCHKEKHKNVPACETCHGSPHPPGMIKKFPKCNMCHISAHSLGKEAKK